The proteins below are encoded in one region of Micromonospora yangpuensis:
- a CDS encoding ABC transporter permease has protein sequence MRVLGYARRRLLFLPVGLLSVIVLAFLLVNALPGNPVGVIAGPAAGPEELAEIERRLGLDRPLWERFVDYVGGLVRGDLGSSYYTDRPILSEIARFAPATLELVFLSLTLAAVLGVALGTVGAYFKGTLTDRASRFVVTTFQSIPDFFLALLLIYLCFYLAGWAPAPVGRLGLMDEPPPTVTGALLVDALIAGDLATFRSAVAHSMLPVLTLGIYYSAYFARSTYASLVPALESKQVEFARACGLPERTVLGYAFRQARTPILTYGGILLAALLGGAAIIETIFSWGGFGEWAIDSILQLDMPAVQGFILVAGLGTLLAFTALDILVAVLDPRVRYD, from the coding sequence ATGCGGGTCCTCGGGTACGCACGACGGCGGTTGCTCTTTCTGCCGGTGGGCCTGCTGTCCGTTATCGTGCTGGCGTTCCTTTTGGTCAACGCGTTGCCGGGCAACCCGGTGGGGGTCATCGCCGGCCCCGCGGCCGGCCCGGAGGAGTTGGCCGAGATCGAGCGCCGGCTCGGCCTGGACCGGCCCCTGTGGGAACGGTTCGTCGACTACGTGGGCGGCCTGGTCCGCGGTGACCTGGGATCGTCGTACTACACCGACCGGCCGATCCTGTCCGAGATCGCGCGGTTCGCCCCGGCCACCCTCGAACTGGTCTTCCTCTCGCTCACCCTCGCCGCCGTGCTCGGCGTGGCTCTGGGCACCGTGGGCGCGTACTTCAAGGGCACGCTTACCGACCGGGCCTCCCGGTTCGTCGTCACCACGTTCCAGTCGATCCCGGACTTCTTCCTGGCCCTGCTGCTGATCTACCTCTGCTTCTACCTCGCCGGCTGGGCACCGGCCCCGGTCGGTCGGCTCGGCCTGATGGACGAGCCACCGCCGACGGTCACCGGCGCGCTGCTGGTCGACGCACTGATCGCCGGTGACCTGGCCACCTTCCGCTCGGCGGTGGCGCACTCGATGCTGCCGGTGCTGACCCTGGGCATCTACTACTCGGCGTACTTCGCCCGCAGCACCTACGCCTCGCTGGTGCCCGCCCTGGAGTCCAAGCAGGTCGAGTTCGCCCGGGCCTGCGGCCTGCCCGAGCGGACCGTGCTCGGCTACGCCTTCCGGCAGGCCCGGACCCCGATCCTGACCTACGGCGGCATCCTGCTCGCCGCGCTGCTCGGCGGCGCGGCGATCATCGAGACCATCTTCTCCTGGGGCGGCTTCGGAGAGTGGGCCATCGACTCCATCCTCCAACTGGACATGCCGGCCGTCCAGGGCTTCATCCTGGTCGCCGGACTCGGAACCCTGTTGGCCTTCACCGCACTGGACATCCTGGTCGCGGTGCTCGATCCGAGGGTGCGTTATGACTGA
- a CDS encoding ABC transporter permease codes for MTESLAADATTATAPKTPKRRRSGRRLRLWVPTGILTAMLAAAYLAPLPHDPAEPLANPLAAPDGVHWMGTDKFGIDVFSRLVASAGVDIPLALAGMLISLVIGVLLGLAALHRGPWGERVVRALDVFQAFPLLILAIALVALMGNNIENVVVAIAVINVPRFVRLVRSEGLTIRESRYVEAAHAIGATGPRVMFRHVLPNMTGIILAQASLAVAHSIVVIASLSFLGIGINAADASWGAMIQTGAQNMTTGQWWVSVFPGLAIFLTVLCFNAISDELQDTFGRARQR; via the coding sequence ATGACTGAGAGCCTGGCCGCCGATGCCACCACGGCCACCGCCCCGAAGACACCGAAGCGCCGCCGGAGCGGCCGACGACTGCGGCTCTGGGTGCCCACCGGCATCCTGACGGCCATGCTGGCCGCGGCCTACCTCGCGCCCCTGCCGCACGACCCGGCGGAGCCGCTGGCCAACCCGCTCGCGGCCCCCGACGGCGTGCACTGGATGGGCACCGACAAGTTCGGCATCGACGTCTTCAGCCGGCTGGTCGCCTCGGCCGGTGTGGACATCCCGCTGGCGCTGGCCGGCATGCTGATCTCGCTCGTGATCGGCGTGCTGCTCGGACTGGCCGCCCTGCACCGGGGGCCCTGGGGTGAGCGCGTCGTCCGCGCGCTCGACGTGTTCCAGGCGTTTCCGTTGCTGATCCTGGCCATCGCGCTGGTCGCCCTGATGGGCAACAACATCGAGAACGTCGTGGTGGCCATCGCCGTCATCAACGTTCCCCGGTTCGTCCGGCTGGTCCGCAGCGAGGGCCTGACCATCCGGGAGAGCCGGTACGTCGAGGCGGCACACGCCATCGGCGCGACCGGCCCCCGGGTCATGTTCCGGCACGTCCTGCCGAACATGACGGGCATCATCCTGGCCCAGGCGTCGCTGGCGGTGGCGCACTCGATCGTCGTGATCGCCTCGCTCTCCTTCCTGGGCATCGGCATCAACGCCGCCGACGCCAGCTGGGGAGCAATGATCCAGACAGGAGCACAGAACATGACGACCGGCCAGTGGTGGGTCTCGGTCTTTCCCGGCCTCGCCATCTTCCTGACCGTGCTGTGTTTCAACGCCATCAGCGACGAGTTGCAGGACACCTTCGGCCGGGCGAGGCAGCGGTGA
- a CDS encoding ABC transporter ATP-binding protein: MTARDVLPGTGALPGAPATTQPAGRLLEVSGLTTRFDTPDGLVHAVNGVDFHVDRAEIVGVVGESGCGKSVTIRSILGLVRPPGRVVDGTAMFDGVDLLGLRGAQLRRLRGRQIGFIAQNPFSALNPVLRIHRQFANIMAAHGVRSGGTARDRARTALADVGIAGPDRVLDGYPHQLSGGMAQRVVIAMAMLLDPALVVADEPTTGLDLTVQRQILDLIRGLVQQHGRSMLLVTHDLGVVAQYCDRVVVMYAGKVIEHGAVRDVLNTPRHPYTQALIRAVPRPGQPLVHLTGRLPDLVDYPRGCPFQARCPDAFAPCDHVIPEAATVGGGQTYWCHLSKEPEVVR; encoded by the coding sequence GTGACCGCCCGCGACGTCCTACCCGGCACCGGTGCCCTCCCCGGGGCACCGGCCACCACCCAGCCGGCGGGCCGTCTGCTGGAGGTGAGCGGCCTGACCACCCGGTTCGACACCCCGGACGGCCTGGTGCACGCGGTCAACGGCGTCGACTTCCACGTAGACCGGGCGGAGATCGTCGGCGTGGTCGGGGAGAGCGGCTGCGGCAAGTCGGTGACCATCCGGTCGATTCTCGGGCTGGTCCGTCCGCCGGGGCGGGTGGTGGACGGCACCGCCATGTTCGACGGCGTCGACCTGCTTGGCCTGCGCGGCGCGCAGCTGCGCCGGCTGCGCGGACGGCAGATCGGGTTCATCGCGCAGAACCCGTTCAGCGCGCTGAACCCGGTGCTGCGCATCCACCGCCAGTTCGCCAACATCATGGCCGCGCACGGTGTCCGCTCGGGCGGCACGGCCCGGGACCGGGCCCGGACCGCACTGGCCGACGTCGGCATCGCCGGACCGGACCGGGTGCTCGACGGTTACCCGCACCAGTTGAGCGGCGGCATGGCCCAGCGGGTCGTCATCGCCATGGCCATGCTGCTCGACCCGGCCCTCGTCGTCGCCGACGAACCGACCACCGGCCTCGACCTGACCGTGCAGCGTCAGATCCTGGACCTGATCCGTGGCCTGGTCCAGCAGCACGGCCGGTCGATGCTGCTGGTCACCCACGACCTCGGGGTGGTGGCCCAGTACTGCGACCGGGTGGTGGTGATGTACGCCGGCAAGGTCATCGAACACGGTGCGGTGCGCGACGTGCTCAACACGCCGCGCCACCCGTACACGCAGGCGCTGATCCGGGCCGTGCCCCGACCCGGGCAGCCGTTGGTGCACCTCACCGGGCGACTTCCGGACCTGGTGGACTACCCGCGGGGGTGCCCCTTCCAGGCGCGCTGCCCGGATGCCTTCGCGCCCTGCGACCACGTGATCCCCGAAGCGGCGACCGTCGGAGGCGGCCAGACGTACTGGTGTCACCTGTCGAAGGAGCCGGAGGTCGTCAGGTGA
- a CDS encoding ABC transporter ATP-binding protein, producing MSLLKLANVSKEFPVGGATRVYALDDVSLSVDAGETLAIIGESGSGKSTLGRLALRLIEPTHGSVHFQGTDVLALPPAELRRLRAKLQIIFQEPFESLNPRMRVADIVGEPLAIHQPNISAADRRARVSAVIEQVGLAPDMARRYPGELSGGQQQRVGIARAIVTRPALIVLDEPTSSLDLSVRAQILQLLADLQTELGMGYLFISHDIHTVRYVSDRIAVMYRGRVVETGPSERVFADPQHPYTRALLAAALPVDPDQELPPARLVGEPLSPTQRVTGCVLYGRCPVSEEKCVQIDVRLAPIDADRQVACVKPGAPGS from the coding sequence GTGAGTCTGCTGAAGTTGGCGAACGTCAGCAAGGAGTTCCCGGTCGGTGGTGCCACCCGCGTCTACGCCCTCGACGACGTGTCGCTGTCGGTGGACGCCGGTGAGACGCTGGCGATCATCGGGGAGAGCGGGTCGGGCAAGTCGACGTTGGGCCGGCTGGCGCTGCGACTGATCGAGCCGACCCACGGGTCGGTCCACTTCCAGGGTACGGACGTGCTCGCGCTGCCCCCCGCCGAGCTGCGGCGACTACGGGCGAAGCTGCAGATCATCTTTCAGGAGCCGTTCGAGTCGTTGAACCCGCGGATGCGGGTGGCCGACATCGTCGGCGAGCCGCTGGCCATCCACCAGCCGAACATCTCGGCGGCCGACCGTCGCGCCCGGGTCAGCGCGGTGATCGAACAGGTGGGGCTCGCCCCCGACATGGCGCGGCGGTATCCCGGGGAACTCAGTGGCGGCCAGCAGCAACGCGTGGGCATCGCACGCGCGATCGTGACCAGGCCGGCCCTGATCGTCCTCGACGAGCCGACCTCGTCACTCGACCTGTCGGTGCGTGCCCAGATCCTGCAACTGCTGGCCGACCTGCAGACCGAACTCGGCATGGGGTACCTGTTCATCTCGCACGACATCCACACGGTCCGCTACGTCAGCGACCGGATCGCGGTCATGTACCGGGGCCGGGTGGTCGAGACCGGTCCCTCCGAGCGGGTGTTCGCCGACCCGCAGCACCCGTACACCCGGGCCCTGCTGGCCGCGGCGCTTCCGGTCGATCCCGACCAGGAGCTGCCGCCGGCCCGGCTGGTGGGCGAGCCGCTGAGCCCGACCCAGCGGGTGACCGGCTGTGTGCTGTACGGGCGCTGTCCGGTCAGCGAGGAGAAGTGTGTACAAATTGACGTCCGACTGGCTCCGATCGACGCGGACCGGCAGGTGGCCTGCGTGAAACCGGGCGCACCCGGTAGCTGA
- a CDS encoding GntR family transcriptional regulator — translation MTNAGQDAYEALRAAILSGSIGPRERLGEVELSRQFGVSRTPIREALRRLTAEGLVVFQPNRGARVAEWSLSDLQDTYEIRARLESYGAALAAHRIDADWLPKLSLLCDQMEQRAERMTPPDLDEIASLNAELHGLVISAAASPRLTSLLSAVVEVPLIIRAFRLYTPDALARSMAHHRDLVAALRTRDAEWASSTMRAHVLAARRVLLDAMTDRAEPRP, via the coding sequence GTGACGAATGCCGGCCAGGACGCCTACGAGGCGTTACGGGCTGCGATTCTGAGCGGCTCCATCGGCCCACGGGAACGGTTGGGTGAGGTCGAACTGTCCCGGCAGTTCGGGGTGAGCAGGACGCCGATCCGGGAGGCTCTGCGCCGGCTCACGGCGGAGGGGCTCGTCGTCTTCCAGCCCAACCGCGGCGCCCGGGTCGCGGAGTGGTCACTCAGTGACCTGCAGGACACCTACGAGATCCGGGCCCGGCTGGAGAGCTACGGCGCGGCGTTGGCCGCCCACCGCATCGACGCCGACTGGCTACCGAAGCTCAGCCTGCTCTGCGACCAGATGGAACAGCGGGCGGAGCGGATGACCCCGCCGGACCTGGACGAGATCGCCAGCCTCAACGCCGAGCTGCACGGGCTGGTCATCAGCGCCGCCGCGAGTCCGCGGCTGACCTCGCTGTTGTCGGCCGTGGTGGAGGTGCCACTGATCATCCGGGCGTTCCGGCTCTACACACCGGACGCGCTGGCCCGCAGCATGGCGCACCACCGTGATCTGGTGGCGGCGCTGCGGACCCGGGACGCCGAGTGGGCGTCGAGCACCATGCGGGCCCACGTGCTGGCCGCGCGCCGGGTGCTGCTGGACGCCATGACGGACCGCGCCGAGCCCCGACCCTGA
- a CDS encoding hydroxymethylglutaryl-CoA lyase — translation MTVGVVEVSPRDGLQNEAEILPTARKIELIRRCVDAGARRVEAVSFVRADRVPQMADAEAVMAEVPRHSDVSYIGLVLNRRGLDRALAAGVDEVNCVVVATETFSRRNQGASVDAMVQQWAAIAGAAHAAGRKASVTVAAAFGCPFEGEVAPTVVADLVRRLAAAEPDEIALADTIGVGVPAQVRQLVRAAAAAAPGVPLRAHFHDTRNTGIANALAAVEAGVRVLDASVGGIGGCPFAPAATGNVATEDLVYALHRSGHPTGLDPRLVIGTAAWIGDQLGKATVPGALGRAGWFPAEPQ, via the coding sequence ATGACGGTTGGTGTGGTGGAAGTGTCCCCCCGGGACGGGTTGCAGAACGAGGCCGAGATCCTGCCGACAGCGCGCAAGATCGAGCTCATCCGACGGTGCGTCGACGCCGGAGCCCGCCGGGTCGAGGCGGTCTCGTTCGTCCGCGCCGACCGGGTGCCCCAGATGGCCGATGCGGAGGCCGTCATGGCCGAGGTGCCCCGACACAGCGACGTATCGTACATCGGTCTGGTGCTCAACCGGCGCGGGCTCGACCGGGCGCTCGCCGCCGGGGTGGACGAGGTCAACTGTGTCGTGGTCGCCACCGAGACGTTCAGTCGACGCAACCAGGGCGCCTCGGTCGACGCCATGGTCCAGCAGTGGGCCGCGATAGCCGGAGCCGCCCACGCCGCCGGCCGGAAGGCCAGCGTCACCGTGGCCGCCGCCTTCGGCTGCCCCTTCGAGGGCGAGGTCGCCCCGACGGTCGTCGCCGACCTGGTGCGACGGTTGGCCGCCGCCGAGCCGGACGAGATCGCCCTGGCCGACACCATCGGTGTGGGAGTTCCCGCCCAGGTCCGGCAGCTGGTGCGGGCCGCCGCGGCGGCGGCCCCGGGGGTGCCGCTGCGCGCGCACTTCCACGACACCCGCAACACCGGCATCGCCAACGCGCTGGCGGCGGTCGAGGCCGGCGTGCGGGTTCTCGACGCCAGTGTCGGCGGGATCGGTGGCTGCCCCTTCGCCCCGGCGGCCACCGGCAACGTCGCGACCGAGGACCTGGTCTACGCGCTGCACCGCTCCGGTCATCCGACCGGCCTGGACCCCCGGCTGGTGATCGGGACGGCCGCCTGGATCGGCGACCAACTCGGCAAGGCCACTGTGCCGGGTGCGCTCGGTCGGGCCGGCTGGTTCCCGGCCGAGCCGCAGTGA
- a CDS encoding CDP-diacylglycerol diphosphatase has product MTTAAAPNYWLEAWNNAQPGQPGQVVYPNIGLGINSADPTIRTQDQLHIHLAGIHSGIQTQLNSHDSAISNDPARWRNQIVPIWGLTSTGTPAPRSYRVLHVANLNDNLFRLLLDSVVRPTGSTMAAQMMAVTPRLIGNGGFYVLNSEPGLPVAMGQPGGTGTTDFLLAYN; this is encoded by the coding sequence ATCACCACCGCCGCCGCCCCGAACTACTGGCTGGAGGCGTGGAACAACGCACAACCCGGGCAGCCGGGACAGGTCGTGTACCCCAACATCGGGCTGGGGATCAACTCGGCCGACCCGACGATCCGTACCCAGGACCAGCTGCACATCCACCTGGCCGGCATCCACTCCGGCATCCAGACCCAGCTGAACAGCCACGACAGCGCGATCAGCAACGACCCGGCGCGGTGGCGCAACCAGATCGTGCCGATCTGGGGGCTGACGAGCACCGGTACCCCGGCTCCCCGGTCCTACCGGGTGCTGCACGTGGCGAACCTCAACGACAACCTCTTCCGGCTGCTGCTGGACAGCGTGGTACGACCGACCGGCTCGACGATGGCCGCGCAGATGATGGCGGTGACGCCCCGCCTGATCGGCAACGGCGGGTTCTACGTGCTCAACAGCGAACCCGGACTGCCCGTCGCGATGGGGCAACCCGGCGGCACGGGCACCACCGACTTCCTGCTGGCGTACAACTGA
- the metE gene encoding 5-methyltetrahydropteroyltriglutamate--homocysteine S-methyltransferase yields the protein MNTAFGQSTVLGYPRIGADRELKKAVEAYWAGALDADGLARTAAGLRAEVWRTLRDARLDAIPSNTFSYYDHVLDTAVAVGAVPARFARLGLSEMDTYFAMARGVETEPALELTKWFATNYHYLVPEIAADTVFTANPAKALTEYAEARALGLTTRPVLVGPATFLLLAKGDDPFARLDELVGTYAEILTALADAGVPWVQLDEPGYVTDRTPAEIDALRRAYTRLGTLTHRPRIFVASYFGELGDALPALLDTPVEAIGLDLVAGAGNLQRLAAAGPLGGRTIVAGLVDGHNIWRTDLRAAVSIGATIAGLADHVAVSTSCSLLHVPVDLTAESRLDPRLAERLAFARQKVDEVVLLGRALRDGTTVLPAPLPAAPAAWRHDEVRGRLAALRPTDRRRGDYETRAARQQDRLGLPELPTTTIGSFPQTDELRRARAAYRAGGLDDAGYTARMRAEVERVIRLQERLGLDVLVHGEPERNDMVQYFGEQLDGFAATEHGWVQSYGSRCVRPPVIFGDVARRGPMTLDWSTYAQSLTSRPVKGMLTGPVTILAWSFVRADQPLADTADQVALALRDECHDLEAAGIRVIQVDEPALRETLPLRRADQRAYLDWAVAAFRLATSGVADDTQIHTHLCYSEFGEVIDAIDALDADVTSIEASRSKMEVLDDLAAVGYGRGVGPGVWDIHSPRVPPADEVVEALRRAVAAVPASRLWVNPDCGLKTRGYREVEASLRQLVAAAAEVRRD from the coding sequence ATGAACACCGCATTCGGTCAGAGCACCGTGCTCGGGTATCCGCGCATCGGCGCCGACCGTGAACTGAAGAAGGCCGTCGAGGCGTACTGGGCCGGCGCCCTCGACGCCGACGGCCTGGCGCGTACCGCCGCCGGCCTGCGGGCCGAGGTGTGGCGGACGCTGCGCGACGCCCGCCTCGACGCGATCCCGTCGAACACCTTCTCCTACTACGACCACGTGCTGGACACCGCCGTCGCGGTCGGCGCCGTCCCGGCCCGGTTCGCCCGGTTGGGCCTGTCCGAGATGGACACCTACTTCGCCATGGCCCGGGGCGTCGAGACCGAGCCGGCGTTGGAGCTGACCAAGTGGTTCGCCACCAACTACCACTACCTGGTGCCGGAGATCGCCGCCGACACCGTCTTCACGGCGAACCCGGCCAAGGCGCTCACCGAGTACGCCGAGGCCCGCGCGCTGGGGCTGACCACCCGGCCGGTCCTGGTCGGACCGGCCACGTTCCTGCTGCTGGCCAAGGGCGACGACCCGTTCGCCCGCCTCGACGAGCTGGTCGGGACCTACGCGGAGATCCTCACCGCGTTGGCCGACGCGGGGGTGCCCTGGGTGCAGCTGGACGAGCCCGGCTACGTCACGGACCGCACCCCCGCCGAGATCGACGCGTTGCGCCGGGCCTACACCCGGCTCGGTACCCTCACCCACCGGCCCCGGATCTTCGTCGCCAGCTACTTCGGCGAACTCGGTGACGCGCTACCGGCGCTGCTGGACACCCCGGTCGAGGCGATCGGCCTGGACCTGGTCGCCGGCGCGGGAAACCTCCAGCGGCTGGCCGCCGCCGGCCCGCTGGGCGGCCGGACCATCGTCGCCGGCCTGGTCGACGGCCACAACATCTGGCGTACCGACCTGCGGGCCGCCGTCTCGATCGGGGCGACGATCGCCGGCCTGGCCGACCACGTCGCCGTCTCCACCTCCTGTTCCCTGCTGCACGTGCCGGTCGACCTGACCGCCGAGTCGCGTCTGGACCCCCGGCTGGCCGAACGGCTCGCGTTCGCCCGGCAGAAGGTCGACGAGGTCGTGCTGCTCGGCCGGGCGCTGCGCGACGGCACCACCGTGCTGCCCGCGCCGCTGCCGGCCGCCCCCGCCGCCTGGCGGCACGACGAGGTACGCGGCCGCCTCGCCGCGCTGCGCCCCACCGACCGGCGACGTGGCGACTACGAGACCCGGGCCGCCCGGCAGCAGGACCGGCTCGGCCTGCCGGAGCTGCCCACCACCACCATCGGGTCGTTCCCGCAGACCGACGAGCTGCGTCGGGCCCGCGCCGCGTACCGGGCGGGTGGCCTGGACGACGCCGGCTACACCGCGCGGATGCGCGCCGAGGTGGAACGGGTGATCCGGCTGCAGGAACGGCTGGGCCTGGACGTGCTGGTGCACGGCGAACCGGAACGCAACGACATGGTGCAGTACTTCGGCGAGCAGCTCGACGGGTTCGCCGCCACCGAACACGGTTGGGTGCAGTCCTACGGCTCCCGCTGCGTACGACCGCCGGTCATCTTCGGTGACGTGGCGCGTCGCGGGCCGATGACCCTCGACTGGTCCACCTACGCGCAGTCGCTTACCAGCAGACCGGTCAAGGGCATGCTCACCGGCCCGGTCACCATCCTGGCCTGGTCCTTCGTCCGCGCCGACCAGCCGCTGGCGGACACCGCCGACCAGGTGGCGCTGGCCCTGCGCGACGAGTGCCACGACCTGGAGGCCGCCGGGATCCGGGTGATCCAGGTCGACGAGCCGGCCCTGCGTGAGACGCTGCCGCTGCGCCGGGCCGACCAGCGGGCGTACCTGGACTGGGCGGTGGCCGCGTTCCGGCTGGCCACCAGCGGCGTCGCCGACGACACCCAGATCCACACCCACCTGTGCTATTCGGAGTTCGGTGAGGTGATCGACGCGATCGACGCCCTCGACGCCGACGTGACCAGCATCGAGGCGTCCCGGTCGAAGATGGAGGTCCTCGACGACCTGGCCGCCGTCGGCTACGGCCGGGGCGTCGGCCCCGGGGTGTGGGACATCCACTCGCCCCGGGTGCCCCCGGCCGACGAGGTGGTCGAGGCGCTGCGCCGGGCCGTGGCCGCGGTGCCGGCGTCCCGGCTGTGGGTCAACCCGGACTGCGGCCTGAAGACCCGCGGCTACCGCGAGGTCGAGGCGTCCCTGCGGCAGCTGGTCGCGGCCGCCGCCGAGGTACGCCGGGACTGA
- a CDS encoding AbfB domain-containing protein encodes MPETGNDQSRLRIGGWIRRSGPPGRGITDRWSDRPDTGPQWYEPAGLLRHRAAAPPPPPVTLPPTAWPSGVSPAGADLAGRQSAVVVRRTGPDTPAGVPSRSGLTDRARPRRALLMGGVALVALTGVVAVTALYAGTSQEPVRGEFVAGVPSGADFPANGGAPYTVEGLGSGTPERSATPSGPADGPTVQPGLNPRAAGTDHDASTPATAGSTPATAGSTPAKPATSSTAPAPAAPTSPAGPALTPGARIGLELAGRPGHRVRHAFFEARVDRVDAGSDTGTKADAAFVVRAGLGTRSCVSFESVNFPGHYLRHHEFRVFLHRADGSADFAADATFCPVPGLGGAHTSLRTTNHPEHYLRHDARGQMRISRVGDGASAATATFRVRPAL; translated from the coding sequence ATGCCCGAAACCGGCAACGACCAGTCACGCCTGCGGATCGGCGGCTGGATTCGCCGGTCAGGTCCGCCCGGCCGGGGCATCACCGACCGGTGGTCCGACCGGCCGGACACCGGACCGCAGTGGTACGAGCCCGCCGGTCTACTCCGGCACCGCGCCGCGGCACCGCCGCCGCCTCCGGTCACCCTGCCCCCGACCGCCTGGCCGAGCGGGGTGTCTCCGGCCGGTGCCGACCTCGCCGGCAGGCAGAGCGCCGTCGTCGTCCGACGGACCGGACCCGACACGCCGGCAGGCGTCCCGTCGCGCAGCGGCCTGACCGATCGGGCCCGCCCGCGCCGCGCCCTGCTGATGGGCGGCGTCGCCCTGGTCGCCCTCACCGGTGTCGTGGCGGTGACGGCGCTGTACGCCGGCACCAGCCAGGAACCGGTCCGCGGTGAGTTCGTCGCCGGGGTGCCGAGCGGTGCGGACTTTCCCGCCAACGGCGGCGCGCCGTACACAGTGGAGGGTCTCGGCTCGGGCACCCCCGAACGCAGCGCCACGCCGTCCGGCCCGGCCGACGGCCCCACCGTGCAGCCGGGGCTCAACCCGCGTGCCGCCGGCACCGACCACGACGCGTCCACCCCGGCTACCGCCGGTAGCACCCCGGCCACCGCCGGCAGCACCCCGGCGAAGCCCGCCACCAGCTCCACCGCGCCGGCTCCGGCCGCGCCGACCTCCCCGGCCGGACCCGCGTTGACCCCGGGTGCCCGGATCGGCCTGGAACTGGCCGGCCGGCCCGGCCACCGGGTCCGGCACGCCTTCTTCGAGGCCCGCGTCGACCGGGTCGACGCGGGCAGCGACACCGGTACGAAGGCCGACGCCGCGTTCGTCGTGCGCGCCGGTCTCGGTACCCGCAGCTGCGTCTCCTTCGAGTCGGTGAACTTCCCCGGCCACTACCTGCGCCACCACGAGTTCCGGGTGTTCCTGCACCGCGCCGACGGCAGTGCCGACTTCGCCGCCGACGCCACCTTCTGCCCGGTCCCCGGCCTCGGCGGCGCGCACACGTCCCTGCGGACGACCAACCATCCGGAGCACTACCTGCGGCACGACGCCCGGGGACAGATGCGGATCTCCCGGGTGGGCGACGGCGCCTCGGCAGCCACCGCCACTTTCCGGGTCCGTCCCGCCCTGTGA
- a CDS encoding class I SAM-dependent methyltransferase has translation MTAQHRIDAYWNGRAPSYDEYVQRPDRFADDQRAWSEIWSRALPDPPLDVLDVGTGTGQAAMVLAGLGHRVTGIDLAEGMLERARRHAAAMADGPVIRHGDAVHPDFPAASFDAVTSRYLMWTLREPEVAVANWIRLLRPGGTVAVVDSTWFPDGLPETPGGLADHYDDQVRAMLPLAAAQSIDQTVAVLEKAGLDDVTVTPLTSVYELDRRFGVAPDHEHQLQFLVTGRA, from the coding sequence ATGACGGCCCAGCACCGCATCGACGCCTACTGGAACGGCCGCGCGCCCAGCTACGACGAGTACGTGCAACGCCCCGACCGCTTCGCCGACGACCAGCGGGCCTGGTCGGAGATCTGGTCCCGGGCCCTGCCCGACCCGCCGCTGGACGTCCTCGACGTCGGCACCGGCACCGGACAGGCCGCGATGGTGCTGGCCGGACTCGGGCACCGGGTCACCGGCATCGACCTCGCCGAGGGCATGCTGGAGCGGGCCCGCCGGCACGCCGCGGCGATGGCCGACGGCCCGGTGATCAGGCACGGTGACGCCGTCCACCCCGACTTTCCCGCCGCCAGCTTCGACGCGGTGACCAGTCGGTACCTGATGTGGACGCTGCGCGAGCCGGAGGTCGCCGTGGCGAACTGGATCCGGTTGCTGCGGCCGGGCGGCACCGTCGCGGTCGTCGACAGCACCTGGTTCCCCGACGGACTGCCCGAGACCCCGGGCGGCCTCGCCGACCACTACGACGACCAGGTCCGGGCGATGCTGCCGCTGGCCGCCGCACAGTCCATCGACCAGACTGTCGCCGTACTGGAGAAGGCGGGACTCGACGACGTCACGGTCACCCCGCTGACCTCGGTGTACGAGCTGGACCGCCGGTTCGGGGTGGCCCCCGACCACGAACACCAGCTCCAGTTCCTGGTCACCGGCCGGGCCTGA